The DNA region aaaaaacaattacctcACTCTCAAATACCTGGTATATCCATTTTGTTCTTGTAATAAGAAACagtacacaaaaaaataatttattattaatatatcaaaataggtTTTGACTTTATACATGGCATGCGTTTCACAACAGGCCGGTTAAAACAAAatgccaaggaaaaaaatttaacacttgaatcatcaaatcaattagtaatttaaataatatgagtaaaaataataaataaaataatttaaaatgataatgaaaaaaagtataaaaaatccGAACATGAGCTCattcaaagtataaaaaaaactcagtattgaagggaaaaaccacaaaaaaaaaaaactagtgaaaTTGAGTTAACTcacaaattatataataattgatataaaattaagataatctcgtagaaaaaaaaatgaaaaaatgagcccttaaaaaaaagaaaagaaaaaagcatgaaGATCATTTTTCAAtgcatcaaatattaaataataaagttgaaataaataaatttaaaaataacaaaaaaaaaatcaacctacATTGACCTTTGAAACTTGTGATTATTTGAAACAAACCTTGTAgaagtcaaacaaaaaaaataacaaatcaaaactaaaaagaaaaatgtaaaaaaaaaaaaaattagcttagaaaaaaagagagagagaaaaaaaaaaagtaaacctCTTAAACCTGGTCTAATCTCTAAAACCCGTAACCCATAAAATCTTGAATTCGGGTTGAATCAAGAAACTTAATATCCAACCAATTTAATTGGaatgatgaaatcatgaaaaaaaaatcaataaaaaaaaaagattaaaattgataggaaaacaaaaatcatgaagGATGAGAATGTAAAAGGAAAATCTAAAAATTGAcgccaaacaaaacaaataacaataaaaaaaaacggagatcaaagttaaaatataaaaaataaaagataattaaaaaaaaaaaaaacatttgtaaatTTATGATGCATgagtgttttgattttttttttctaaaaaaaagttaCCAAGTGCATAGACgcgaccaaaaaaaaaaggttgatacataaacaaaccaaaacaaaatataagaaatgttgaaaaatacaaggttaaaaaaatcatataaaaggcatttaatgaaaaaaaaaatcattaattatataaatgttGGCTgataaaactggaaaaaaaaaaaacagctttaaaaaagagagaaaaaaaaaataagaaaacttggGTCGAACCTTCTAAACCTAGACAAAGATCTAAAAATACAACCATTAAATCATAGgctcaaaaaataatcaataaactaaatttctaatcaatttaatattaattagccAGATTAAATCCAACAAagagcaaaaattaaaaagattaaaaaaaaacctgagtcatttttaaaataagtgaaaaattctaaaaaagaaaataaataaaaataattttaaaaatttatctcaaataaaacaaatactaattaaaagaatgagaagatgatttaaaagataaaaaaaaataaaggaagataaaataaaaataatataaaacatggtTTCTTGTTGATCAAATTTTGGGACATAAAATAGAATCTTTAACTAAGATTTTAATCAACAAATCGGAAAATTCATAGTTCTTTCATTTGcgtacacaatttttttttattcctttgtgTCTTTCTCTTTACTTGAGGCTTTTGGCAAGCACAACTTCCATATGGTTGACTTTCCTATGCTATTATTTTATGTTCGAGTTCCTGTACAGTGTTAGGTATAGCTAGATTGTGTGCTCATCCAAgaagaaaatgcaaaaacaaattggtTTTTGAATGTTGTACACGTGAGATTAATTATTTCGAGAACCAGAAATTGATCAACAATTTGACCGTTGATTGTTTAATGGACGAGAATACCCTTGgtactaatataaaataatttatttattttttattaattggatCTTGGATATGTATGGAGATGGATGGGTCAACCTCAGTTTTCAATGTGACTTTCTCGCCATGGATTGCCTTGAGAGGATAACGTTAAAGATTAACACTTTCGAAggtgtaattaattttatcatccaaTCAATTAATAACACTGTAAcataaagggtttttttttttttttaagatggcatcatttttttaaaagaaaatatagataattttttttaaataaattaacttaaaaaaaaaaccttttaatttaactagagtttaaaattaaaccataaatataaaaaattgtttcaatATTAGAAATTTCTTTGAAGGGGaatctttcttcttcaaattagAAACTTCTTTGAAGGGAGGGAATAATATATCCATTTATTTTGCACGCAGAgacaacatgaagaaaaaaaaaacaatcactgaCAGTTCAGCTAGAATGTTAACTCGatgaaaattatgataacaCATTTGATGCTTgtcttaattaaaataaatttgttaattattatttcaatttggaAGTATATTCGATGCTTGTCTTTATTAAAAATCGCAATATTCGTTATGTAATAAAGATATTTCCAACCAATTTAAAAGTTCTTTAAGAAAGATATTAtttcctttataaaaaaaattaaaaaacaaaatccccgGAAGGGTTTGATGAACAACAatcaaatcaccaaaaatccaaatcaataaatttcaataatgtTCCAAGTAGCAAACATATGAACCCCACCATAATATATTCCTTCCATTTTAATGTATCAAAAAGTGGCTGGATTTGAAATTATGTCGAGCACACGAGGCTTGGTAATAGTCGATGAAATGCAAAACTTGTAATCAAATTGGAAACTTCATGTGACATTTAGACTTGATAATAGGGCAGATTTATCAATCGCACACGCCATTCCATTCTAGAAGACCGgctgctagctagctagctcgtCTTAGATCATAGCTTGTGTGCCAAAGCCATAAGGTCAACCATGGCCTTCACAAATATTCAAAGTTTAGTCCTTACAGAACCCTCTAGAGTCTAGACCTCTTTAAGATTTCAGCCATAACTCCCTCTTAAATAGCGTCCCTCTCCTCCAATCCTAGCAGGTCGCTCCTCGTTCTCCTCTTCCTTGCTTTCTGGCCAAATCCATTAACAACAAGaccactttttttatatttcttttcccTCGGGACAAAACATACCTAGAAGGAAAGAACTGTGCTCGTGTCGATGGGTACTTTAGTGGGTCATGTGGCTCCGGGCTTTGCCTTCCTTGCTCTTGGTTTATGGCACCTCTTTAGCCATATCAAACTCCATGCTCAACAACCAAACTCCTACACATCCTCTCCATGGTTCCCTACTTCAAGATTAAGGTACTTGGAGCTCTTTCTCATCATGTTATGCAGCTCTATTTCTGTATCCATGGAGCTCTTTATTGGTCCTAGAAGTCACCAACCATTTGACACCGATGGAACCATACCATCAAACCACCTTCACAACTTTGAGCACTCCTCGATATCAATTACTTTCTTCGTTTACGCGGCCTTTGCTATTCTTCTTGATAGAATTGGGCCTAAAGCACAATATGGTCTGACACAATTTCTTGGTGCATTAGCCTTTGGTCAACAACTTTTCCTCTTCCACCTTCACTCAGCTGATCACATGGGAGTTGAAGGCCAGTACCACCTGCTTCTACAAATTGTCATAGTTGTTTCTCTAGCCACCTCTCTCATGGGGATCGGTCTCCCGAAAAGTTTCATGGTTAGCTTTGTTAGGTCAGCTAGCATTACGTTCCAAGGAGTGTGGTTCATAGTCATGGGCTATGCATTATGGACCCCTTCATTGATTCCTAAAGGTTGCTTCCTTAACTTAGAAGAAGGACATCAAGTGGTTAGATGCCATGGTGAAGAGGCTTTGCATCGTGCTAAATCACTCGTTAACATTCAATTTAGCTGGTTGTTGATTGCTATCATCATTTTTGTGGTGTCCTTTTATTTGTTCTTGGTCAAGTTATATGGTGACAAGGCTGAGTACTCAACATTGACAAAGGAAAACTTGCTGTATGAGGAAGACTCGGACGATGTTGAATCACAAAAGGGTGGCAAAGTTGGTGAAAAGAAGAGCTTTATGGAAATTGGAAGAGGCTTTGTACCAATAGACATGGAAAGGTAAGGACAAGATAGTTGATGGGGTAAATGTGATTAGGTATCTGTACAAATTGATAATTGAGGCTGGTGGTATCCCACTTTGTTCAATTTAAGCCCTCAATAGTGTTTGCttaatgaaaaacaatgaaatgggTAAAAAAGTGTAGTGTGTTGTTGAGGGGAAATTTGTGTGAAATTATTTTCCCTGGGTATGTTCATGGGTTTTATAGCTTATAGAACTTAGGGGTGGCCGGTGATTTGTGGTTAATTgtttatagtgaaaaaaaaaaagagtgtggAAAGAAATTTgatgttcttttatttattgtatctTCAATCCAAAAGCATGTATGGAATCttcattttatgttattttatttatttggttctGCGaattaatcttctttttttttttttatcaattcttaTTCATTTGATTAGATTTTGgataatcatttttaaaaacaatattcttGGCACttgcatataaaatatttgtttgatagCATGATACAACTCGTGtctctgaaaataaaaacaaattataagagGTGTAGTTCAATTGGTCagactttaaatttatttactagagatcatcaattcaaattttaccAACCTTAAGACCACTAGAGACTTATATAATAGTTAATTTCAGAATTTGTGGGATTAATCGAGATATATGCAAGCAAGTTTAGACATCCacgttaaaaaaatagaaataaaaggcataaaaaatctTACtgtttctaattattatttttaggaaTATTGCGTTCTCAAAATGGTCTATaagtttatttaattgattaattaacttAGCATTAGTGCAACGTATACGTTattatttctcaaaatggtCTATAAGTTTtgagagaaatttttttttcctaatttgtatgtttgtttatatatcataattagtaattaaataaGACTAACTTTCTCACATTAACCAAAACATTATTAAGTTTGGGTTTTTCATTGGAGGCATAAATATACTTTACTGTAGATTACTATAATGAATCACTTCTTTGCTTTtgagtgggaaaaaaaaaaagccttgagGGTGaaggtatttttatcttttttattgatatattggTTATTAAAAGATTGTTTAGGGGTATCtaggattatttttaattttttgcatggTTAAAATACCATTTTACCATTGGAGTCAACAAAACTTAGAATTATTgaccaagggttttttttttacttttcataaaaatttttaaatagtaaaaatatttttttaccccAAGATTAATAAATTGTGGGACTCTTggacaatgtattttttttttgtttttccattatTGATGCACAGTTAAAGTATGTTTTTGGCcctagaaaagacaaaaaattaagatttgtaTTTTGTGGGTATTTTTGTACTTTTACATGGGGTTTTTGGGTAATTACTAGGGCTATGGgggtgttttgatttttttatattggttttttttatttttttaataaaaaaagtcatcGAGACATGTTAAGAATGGGCTAGCAAGTAAGTGGTGCCCGCGTCATTCAAGCGGCCGTGTGACATTacctgatttctttttttttttcccctttcttttttctctcctagCAAGTAAAGTCCATGATtgtcctctttttcttttcaattttaatccttatacttttaatttttttttcattcctatTCCTTttatagaaatttgttttttcaatttagtcattcaactacaatttcttattcttttgattttcattttggttattattcttttgatttttaatttttttttccctttgcctatctgttaaagtttttttggctttcaatttcatccttcaatcaaaatttttgttattttatatttttcaatttgacccttatTCTCTTgacttgtttttccttttgttaaagctatttttcaattcaatttaaccctcgaattgaaattttttgtttgtcttctgattattattttttattttctccctcatttttttaaatccttttgtgtgattaattttttttcctttttttatctttcaacatttaatttgcaAGGGATTTGACTTTATgcaatcatagtttttttttttttttaaaatattagttttgtgatttttttttaatttattttttatagatttatctcgatctcatgacttACATCACGAGTTTTACATTcatttttagaatatatatttttaattttttttgtttgtatttgatttttaatctatattttttttatacaaatgaattttattttttaaaataaaaaatattcttttttaaaataatatttataatgcgTTCGGCCTTGTGTAATTGTTTTTAGGGTATAGGTTTATTTagtcaatttcatttttgtttatcttCCAGGTCACATGTTTTTTATGGTgtagatttatcttttattaatttaaataaacaagttaAGTGAACAGTCAGATGAATGTCTTATTTTGTGTGATTGGATATCTTGatctacatttattttttaatttttttatttctcttttggttattgttaatgattttttttgtttatttatatatatttatttaattaattagatgtttgcataaatttttattttttatataaaaaaatatatcaaagtaactatatattcaatatttttatagaaaaaaaaatttataactgCCAGTAAAACACAGATTTGAATCTTGATAGCTAGTATGGACCTAAATTTTGAACAAGAATATTAAGCTTctcattatcattaaaaaaaaaaaaaaagtacaaagcaGTAGCTTTCGCTgactttcttgaaattttagaaGTAAAAACACATCTTTCCTCCTTAAAAAGGTTGTAGTTTATATTGCCTTGCCGTGGACtcaaacatttaattaatttacattgcgaaatatgttttgaattcgTTTATAAActagatatataaaataaagtttataaaGAAGTTTGTCCATGTCAAActcataatttaacaaaaatagccatcatttaaaattgattGCTGAACTCAGttaggtttaaaaaatattatttttgttatttaaattatttttctacctAGCTTTGGATTATTTTGGTCATGTCGGTTTCTATCTCAATATAAACAGTTtgaattagagtttttaatagaaaataacatAGCTTTCTTTATCTAATTTTCTACCATTTAAAATCATAACCATAGAGTATAAGAATCCAAGTTTTGATAACTTTCTTGCAATATGAAGCAATAGATACCCTGAAAATGACAAGCAATTAATGGCTGTGGAGCACATCAAATATCATTAAATAGAACATAAGAGATACATAACGAAATCTCATTTATTGTAGagcaaattaaatattactagTTAAGTCACATAGGAGTTCGATTGCTTGAAGAAATGaactataaaaaaagtaaactgATGACTACAAGAATGCTCTTCAAAAATCATTTGCAAGGTCATTTGTTTGTTGTATAATTATCATGAAttgaatatatatgtgtgtgtgaagaaaaaattatttaaatgcaTGTTGAAGATGTATAATGCTTcccacaataaaataatttatgtctttagttttcttttatctcaatttttttataattgattactAGCTTGTTGCTCATGCTTTTTTGCGAggccaaactatttttttttgttaaaaattaatatttaggtATTCAAAtagaattaaacaataatataaaaagatattcatGATAAATGTGTGACAATGCTAATTAGAGCTAAACCAACACGAGATATCCTACCAAACCTGAGATCCAAATTATATGACTAGagaaacccaataaaaaataaagagaatcataaattttaaaaaaaaaaaattattctgacTTTTTAAACTCGTTACCTAGGTTATTAGACTTAAAGTATTCAATCTAGAAAAACCacgaagtttaattctcaataaattaaatattaaataataaaattgaaaaatatagcaattcaaataataaagatcaaaatcactattatcattattattaacaagttgttattattataattatattattattgttgttgctattattgtcactatcattgttattattgttattattattattttactactATTACTGctactattactatttattacttttactattatcattgttatcattattattatcatcattcttacctccaccaccattattgatattattataaataataacccTAAAAAGTGTATAACTCAATTGGTTGGGTTCTAGGTTTGATCCCTAAAAGTCACCAAATTTGAATCTCACAAACCTCAAGGTTACTAAAGacttacataattattaactttatggCCTATGGAATTAATCGAGGTGCGCGTAAGTTGGTCCGaacacccatattaataaaaaaaatattattaataataataatatcattatcactaatatcataaacatatttttttattattatttctagcattatcattacaattattattgtcacaattactattatcattataacatattattattattatcactactatgattaccaccaccaccaccaccattactattattacttttattattattaccattactATCACAATTATcaccatcattattattattatcaaaaatacaattattatcatcattatcaccATCATTCTAAAGTAGTGTTAtcactattactattatattgttattgtttttcttatcaatattaccaccaccaccaccaccaccaccatcataaCCATTATTCTTATCATCATTAACttaatcatcattattattatcatcatcgtcatcatcatcaccatcattattattgaaaaataaaaaccttgaacttgatttgaaggatagaattgaaaactacaaaaactttgacaaaagagcaaaggaaaataataagaaatgaaaagaaaaggaaccaaattgaaatcattattattctcattgaaaaaaaataaaaaatcataaatttgatttgaagaataaaattgaaaacaataaaaactttgacaaaataacaaaggaaaaaaattaaaaattaaaaccagaaTAACCAAAtcgaaatatattatatatacaaattagaaaccaggggttaaattaaaaacaaataaaaacaataaaaatacaaaaattaaaagtaaaagtaaaaggacagaaatttaaatataaaaaaaaatgaggaccataatgcttttttttttctggagttgaagaaagaaatgaagGGGGGAAAGAAAAGGTCACTTTCAATAAACCAACAACATTTAGACTATAAGTGCCACCTATTATGGAAGAAGAGATGTTGAGGAATAAAATGATACCAAaaaagcctatttttttttaccactaagAGCCTCGTACACATTGCCCAAAGTAAAAGAAGGCTATGCGCCACCAAacaaacaattaacaaaaaaccaaGACAAACCTTGACcctaatgaattaaatttcttaGATATAAGAGTACATGTGTAACTATAttgtgtattaaaaataaaaatacctaaaTACCTCTACCcaaattaattggttttttttttttactattgagggtgttttgattattttactggtaattaaaatattgactaaataaaaatactttcaaacaaatcaataatgATGAATGTACcgtgtaaaaatatcaaaacatctttttaaaattttttagtcaAGGTCACATCATCACTCCACTATTGTATTGAATAATGAGGAAGACTCGGATGATGTTGAATCACAAAAGGGTAGCAAAGTTGGTGAAAAGAAGAGCTTTATGGAAATTGGAAGAGGCTTTGTACCAATAGACATGGAAAGGTAAGGACAAGATAGTTGATGGGGTAAATGTGATTAGGTATTTGTACAAATTGATAATTGAGGCTGGTGGTATCCCACTTTGTTCAATTTAAGCCCTCAATAGTGTTTGCttaatgaaaaacaatgaaatgggTAAAAAAGTGTGGTGTGTTGTTGAGGGGAAATTTGTGTGAAATTATTTGCCCTGGATATGTTCATGGGTTTTATAGCTTATAGAACTTAGGGGTGGGTGATTTGTGGTTAATTgtttatagtgaaaaaaaagtgTGGAAAgaaatttgatgttattttatttattgtatctTCAATCCAAAAGCATGTATGGAATCttcattttatgttattttatttatttggttctgcaaattaatctttatttttttatatcaattcttattaatttgattagattttggataattattaaaaaaaaaaaaattattggctcTTGCacacaaaatatttgtttgatagCATGATGCAACCCAtgtctctaaaaataaaaacaaactctAAGAGGTGTAGTTTAACTGGTCAGACTCTATATTTACTTTCTAAATATTATCAATTCGAGTCTTACTAACCTTAAGACCATTAGAGACTTATATAATAGTTAATTTCAGAATTCGTGGGGATTAGTCGAGATGTATACAAGTAAGCTcagacacccacgttaataaaaataaaataaataaaaataaaaggcataaaaaatctTACTgcttctaattattatttttaggaaTATTGCGTTCTCAAAATGGTCTATaagtttatttaattgattaattaacttAGCATTAGTGTAATGTATACGTTATTATTTCTAACTTGCAGCACTTGAGTTGATCAATGATTACATCCAAAAACATTACGAGAAGTTTCATCTAACACTTAGCTTCGTTAATTACAATGGGAAGCAGTACATCTGGGAAGATTaagttttgggaaaaaaaaaattccttatttgtatgtttgtttatatatcataattaataattaaaaaagactaACTTTCTCACATTAACCAAAACATTATTAAGTTTGGGTTTTTCATTGTAGGCATATATAGATATAGTTTACTGTAAATTATTATAGTGAATCACTTCTTTGTTTTTgagtggggaaaaaaaaaaaaaccttgaggtgaaggtattttttttttttactgatataTTGGTTATTAAAAGATTGTTTAGGGtatctagaattttttttcattttttgcatGGTTAAAATACCATTTTACCATCGGACTTGACAAAACTTAGAATTATTgaccaagagtttttttttttacttttcataaatttttaaatagtaaaaatataccTCAAGATTAATAAATTGTGGAACTGTTggacaaggttttttttttttttgcttttccatTATTGATGTACGGTTAAAGTATGTTTTTGtccttagaaaaaacaaaaaaattaaagtatcaTTATTGTCGCACGTATGcagcgtcgcggcgaaaaatatataatttgttgttttcattttaaatctatCTCTATGTGGCAGATGtggggagacaaggaattcttatcgtttattggtagaaaatggaatgggagtcgccacctagtattttggtcactaggaaccctaactggtctcagagatcgggtacggggattggttgcgtaaagggaaggtattagcaccccaaatatgccttacctaaggtaagctgcattgtttgattgttttgataaaaaactaaggtgttattgtgtttctagttgttggtcagtccatggttcaagaaaaatcctccttggtaaggaggtctttatcttatcgggtaaaatcctaaccgttctaacgtctatacaaaaactttatttttaatattaggaatacgttttacgtataaattcgtaatcccaaatactacaataagacaaaaagaatttttttgaagaatttttgaaatattggcctagttctcatggcttgaataaactggttattaaagccaaaatgcatgctaatacatatattattttgaaatttctttttttgtgtgaaaatacgatgttataatatatatatatatatatattggagagactaggccgtatgcattaaaataaaaacatttttttttatgtaaatatatattttttttttatgttttgacgaaaaccgggtattttaatattggatttgtatctttatggcataaaaatacaacctaatattaagccattttaataaaaatatgcaggaaaatcaacaatatttttaaggattttttagaatttttttgaaagcaaaacattttttattttaaaatttttttatgttttgacgaaaaaccaggtattttaatactggatttgtatctttacggtataaaaatacaaatcaatattaaaccATTTTTGATAAAcacatgcaagaaaatcaaaaatatttttcaaggattttttcagaatatttttttaattttttgatatatatccacatatatataaataatatgaaacaatgtaataaataatataatatattatgtggggtgggccggcccaactaactgggccggactcagcccaaaaggggttgggccgatctcggcccagaAAATCTCTTATTTTCGTATGGGCCAGACCCTGCCCAGAAGGCATGGCTGGGCCAGAATCTGCCTGGCCcagaaaataaaatggttggGCCAGCACCAACCTGgcccagagaagaaaaggaatattaTCGCTGGGCCAGAATCAGACTGGCCCAGCAAACAAAACTGgcggggggaattattttccccccaccCTCCTGCATGCACAACGAtattcgttctgcatgcagaagAGAAGACTGCCACCGAAAGCAAAAGCAAAGAGGGGGAGGAGGGTGTACCTGGCGCGGAGGAGGCGGTGAATTGCTGATCGGAATGCTTCGCGGGTGGTGATGtggtggaggccggtggcggTGTCGTGGCTCACGGACGGCGGCTCCAAGTGGCGCTGCGGCTGTTTCCAACTCTGTGTTCTCTCggttctctgttttctttttgtttttaagtttccCTCCCGGTTTCAAGCTTCCCCCCTTCCTCTCAGTTTTGGGTTTTCAATGGTTCTCTCTTGTTCGGTGGTTTCTCTCCCCTTTtcggttctgtttttttttctttctctgcgttttctttttttctttcggtTCGTTCTCCCGGTTCCTCCCCTCGGGTCTCCTTCGTCCTTCCCCCCCTCCGCGAACTGGTCTTCAGAGCAGTATTTATAGAGTAAAGGGGAGCGGGGGTGTCATTATGGCTGCTTGGGGAGCGGGGCAGCGCCGGTCGGTTGGCCAGTGGGCGTGGCTGGCAGGCGCGACTCCCTcggttcatcatcatcaaaaggcGTGGGGCTTCGGGTTTTTGGCAGAGCATGcgggagaaagagagagaggaaaaaaaacaaaacttttccttcttcccctaCTGCACGtttaggggaagaagaaagtggaACAATGTCGttaaaacgacaccgttctgtcctttttttttttttgacatgaaacggcgtcgttttagacaaaacgcgccgtttcatttaaatgaaacaaggCGCCAGAACGAGTCAATCTACAAGTCAGccctcaattatattttgtacatttcaattgcatccctttcAAATTCCgtctccgcccctcttgttggccgcgtttttcactttggtccttggtctctaatttatgcaatttgaccctcaattaatcaataaacttctaatttcttcaattaggcccctgaatcaattcaatacagccccctctatcttcgtgccttttccaaattggtccctggtttcggattttcacaattaagcccctaattg from Populus alba chromosome 14, ASM523922v2, whole genome shotgun sequence includes:
- the LOC118059297 gene encoding uncharacterized protein, with amino-acid sequence MGTLVGHVAPGFAFLALGLWHLFSHIKLHAQQPNSYTSSPWFPTSRLRYLELFLIMLCSSISVSMELFIGPRSHQPFDTDGTIPSNHLHNFEHSSISITFFVYAAFAILLDRIGPKAQYGLTQFLGALAFGQQLFLFHLHSADHMGVEGQYHLLLQIVIVVSLATSLMGIGLPKSFMVSFVRSASITFQGVWFIVMGYALWTPSLIPKGCFLNLEEGHQVVRCHGEEALHRAKSLVNIQFSWLLIAIIIFVVSFYLFLVKLYGDKAEYSTLTKENLLYEEDSDDVESQKGGKVGEKKSFMEIGRGFVPIDMER